The following are encoded in a window of Methanobrevibacter olleyae genomic DNA:
- a CDS encoding MarR family transcriptional regulator: MKKDSVFNHEKSFLNSWYNMRKGFEDFFKSKSKNLNINPAEAMFLSRIYYKDGISQRKIANGLNVSEANITKTFKKLEEKELVYKTIDKENNARRNLHLTEKGVKTFEKCMKIFEEFDKILFEGLTGDQKEKMENQVNTISNKSINVIKK; the protein is encoded by the coding sequence ATGAAAAAAGATTCCGTTTTTAATCATGAAAAAAGTTTTTTAAATTCTTGGTATAATATGAGAAAGGGATTTGAAGATTTTTTTAAAAGTAAAAGTAAAAATCTAAACATTAATCCTGCAGAAGCCATGTTTTTATCAAGGATTTATTATAAAGATGGAATTAGCCAAAGAAAAATTGCAAATGGATTAAATGTTTCAGAAGCAAATATTACAAAAACTTTTAAAAAATTGGAAGAAAAGGAATTAGTCTATAAAACCATTGACAAAGAGAATAATGCTCGCCGTAATTTACATTTAACAGAAAAAGGAGTGAAAACATTTGAAAAATGTATGAAAATATTTGAAGAATTCGATAAAATTCTCTTTGAAGGGTTAACTGGAGACCAAAAAGAAAAAATGGAAAATCAAGTTAATACCATTTCTAATAAATCTATAAATGTTATAAAAAAATAA